Proteins from one Primulina huaijiensis isolate GDHJ02 chromosome 18, ASM1229523v2, whole genome shotgun sequence genomic window:
- the LOC140965183 gene encoding uncharacterized protein — MAIPSSHIIPVTEANLFCPNSPPLRFHFSQISSARRCPFIITLSYKSRSGNTVDSEKKREFLEQYGLNPDDYLTKQTSKIKRRELGKTGNGKETSVEEEPRPSRETHKLLQVLGGTARRKKLLSPKGIDVRPMMEVVKAAAFSILQAAGGSPQYLRPGRWLDLYSGTGSVGIEAMSRGCSEVHFVEMDPWVISNVLRPNLESTGFLDVSVIHTVRVETFFGNAERFVGKDGVFDYVSVTPPYMLVDYSVLMDQISQSSIVGENTFIVVEYPLRTDMLDSCGHLVKIADRRFGRTHLAIYGPTWAQKKSKPRS; from the exons ATGGCGAttccttcatctcatataaTTCCAGTTACCGAAGCTAATTTGTTTTGCCCCAATTCTCCTCCTCTCAGATTTCATTTCTCCCAAATCAGCAGCGCTCGCCGCTGTCCATTCATAATTACCTTATCTTACA AATCAAGGAGTGGAAACACTGTTGATAGTGAGAAGAAGAGAGAATTTCTTGAACAGTACGGACTTAATCCTGATGATTATTTGACCAAACAAACTTCAaag atTAAGAGAAGGGAGCTGGGAAAAACAGGAAATGGAAAGGAAACATCTGTGGAGGAGGAGCCTAGGCCCTCCCGGGAGACTCACAAGTTGCTTCAG GTTCTTGGAGGAACAGCTCGTAGAAAAAAGTTGCTCTCACCAAAGGGTATAGATGTGCGGCCAATGATGGAAGTTGTAAAGGCAGCAGCTTTCAGTATATTGCAG GCAGCTGGAGGCTCTCCTCAATATCTGAGGCCTGGACGATGGTTAGACTTGTATAGTGGTACCGGATCTGTTGGGATTGAAGCTATGAGCAGAGGTTGCTCTGAG GTGCACTTCGTGGAAATGGATCCTTGGGTTATCTCGAATGTTCTCCGACCAAATTTAGAATCAACTGGTTTTCTTGACGTATCAGTCATTCATACTGTCCGCGTAGAAACCTTTTTTGGAAATGCAGAACGATTTGTAG GTAAAGATGGAGTCTTTGATTACGTTAGCGTTACTCCTCCGTATATGCTTGTTGATTATTCAGTCTTGATGGATCAGATTTCTCAATCATCTATAGTTGGAGAGAATACCTTCATC GTGGTTGAGTATCCTTTGAGAACGGACATGTTGGATTCGTGTGGGCACTTGGTAAAG ATAGCTGATCGGAGGTTTGGGAGAACACATCTGGCCATATATGGCCCCACATGGGCACAAAAGAAGAGCAAGCCCCGCTCATGA
- the LOC140963818 gene encoding transcription factor MYB35: MRLLLNWKPIYMHFMLPHLLNVSSSKLFFVKSHRDYINSMGRPRCCDKANVKRGPWTAEEDAKILAYVASHGIGNWTLVPQKAGLNRCGKSCRLRWTNYLRPDLKHDNFTPEEEERILELHKTIGSRWSLIARRLPGRTDNDVKNYWNTKLKKKLAKMGIDPVTHKPFSQLFNEYGKISGIPGAGNMNSFLHNSTQTNLISSPYPFQVVNQEITQPSYFTEASSSSDTFGWTPHGQIAPYSSFLCNNYFHGDPFASINTDQIQESEYEEALSLNYGSVSAASEEENLEHSVSREENLMAKCSSGVTSHSADSFVDSILAHDSEMRLQFPHILDENYDY; this comes from the exons atgcgaTTGTTGTTAAATTGGAAGCCAATTTACATGCATTTCATGCTCCCTCACTTGTTAAATGTCTCGTCTTCAAAACTTTTCTTTGTGAAATCACATCGCGATTACATCAATTCAATGGGGAGGCCACGATGCTGTGATAAAGCAAATGTGAAACGAGGCCCTTGGACTGCTGAAGAAGATGCAAAGATTCTTGCATATGTGGCTAGCCACGGAATCGGGAACTGGACTTTAGTCCCCCAGAAAGCTG GTCTTAACAGGTGTGGGAAGAGCTGTAGACTAAGGTGGACTAATTATCTTCGGCCAGATCTTAAACATGACAATTTTACTCCGGAAGAGGAAGAACGCATTCTCGAGCTTCACAAAACCATTGGTAGCAG ATGGTCTCTGATAGCGAGGCGTCTACCTGGTAGAACAGATAATGATGTGAAGAACTACTGGAACACGAAACTAAAGAAAAAACTCGCTAAAATGGGAATCGATCCCGTTACCCATAAGCCCTTCTCACAGCTTTTTAATGAATATGGAAAAATCAGCGGCATTCCTGGCGCTGGAAACATGAACTCTTTCCTTCACAATTCCACGCAAACCAATCTAATTTCAAGCCCATATCCATTTCAAGTCGTAAATCAAGAAATAACTCAACCAAGTTATTTCACTGAGGCTTCCTCTTCTTCTGATACATTTGGCTGGACACCTCATGGTCAGATCGCGCCTTATTCTTCATTTTTGTGTAACAATTATTTTCATGGAGATCCCTTCGCATCCATTAACacagatcaaattcaagaatctGAGTATGAGGAGGCATTATCCTTAAATTATGGTTCTGTTTCTGCTGCGTCTGAAGAGGAAAATCTGGAACATAGTGTATCTCGTGAGGAGAACTTAATGGCGAAATGTTCTTCCGGTGTCACCTCGCATTCTGCAGATTCGTTTGTGGACTCTATTTTGGCTCATGACAGTGAAATGAGACTCCAGTTTCCTCACATCCTCGACGAAAATTATGATTACTGA